The following proteins come from a genomic window of Tindallia californiensis:
- the wrbA gene encoding NAD(P)H:quinone oxidoreductase, which yields MEKVKLAIVYYSFTGTNQKMAKWAAEAAQKAGAEVKILKVKEVVPQAVIDADPMRKANDESSKDIPEVSNQDLEWADAFLFSFPTRFGMMPSQIKSFLDQTGPLWAEGKLANKVVSAMTSAQNQHGGQEATILSFYTMMYHWGAIVASPGYTDPVIFGAGGNPYGTSVTVDGEGNMSGEQESIKAAIQHQANRTIQVAGWVKEGLKA from the coding sequence ATGGAAAAAGTAAAATTAGCAATTGTATATTACAGTTTTACCGGAACCAATCAAAAAATGGCAAAATGGGCAGCTGAGGCAGCTCAAAAGGCAGGTGCTGAAGTCAAAATCTTGAAAGTAAAAGAAGTCGTCCCTCAGGCAGTTATTGATGCCGATCCTATGAGGAAAGCAAATGATGAGTCATCGAAAGATATTCCGGAGGTAAGCAATCAAGATCTTGAATGGGCAGATGCTTTTCTTTTTAGTTTTCCAACCAGATTTGGAATGATGCCTTCTCAAATAAAATCATTTTTAGATCAAACAGGACCTTTGTGGGCAGAAGGGAAGCTGGCCAATAAGGTAGTTAGCGCTATGACCTCAGCTCAAAATCAACATGGTGGTCAAGAAGCAACTATTTTATCATTCTATACAATGATGTATCACTGGGGAGCTATTGTAGCCTCACCAGGATACACAGATCCGGTCATTTTTGGTGCTGGTGGAAATCCTTATGGCACCTCTGTGACAGTAGATGGGGAAGGAAATATGAGTGGTGAGCAAGAAAGCATAAAAGCGGCCATTCAGCATCAGGCTAACCGAACTATTCAAGTTGCTGGATGGGTGAAAGAAGGGCTAAAAGCATAG
- a CDS encoding glutamate-5-semialdehyde dehydrogenase, which yields MNEELIIKGKLAKEAANSLSLLSAEEKNHALLQMAEALEQGVHRILEANKEDMRNGRENALSDALMDRLMLTEERIYAMADGLKALRGIEDPIGKVEEMWIGAQGIEIGKMRVPMGVIGMIYEARPNVTVDAAGLCLKTGNAVILRGGSDALHSNRILTELIATAAEKAGCPKGSIQSIEQTGREVVTEFIQMTDYLDVIIPRGGAGLIQTVVKNATVPVIETGIGNCHIFVDENADLEKAKQIVINAKTQRPGVCNALETLLVHKEKAKALLPELLPLLNEKGVEIRGDHFTKEAFEDAIEINDSDYAEEFLDLILAVKVVDSIDEAITHIQRYGTGHSEAIITEHYSNSRKFLRCVDAAAVYVNASTRFTDGEQFGYGAEIGISTQKLHARGPMGLKELTSTKYVIYGDGQIRK from the coding sequence ATGAATGAAGAATTGATAATAAAAGGAAAATTAGCCAAAGAAGCAGCCAATTCACTTTCACTTTTATCGGCAGAAGAAAAAAATCATGCATTGCTACAAATGGCAGAAGCTCTGGAACAAGGAGTGCATCGAATCCTTGAAGCTAATAAAGAAGATATGCGTAATGGAAGAGAAAACGCTCTTTCGGATGCTTTGATGGATCGGTTGATGTTGACAGAAGAACGTATTTACGCGATGGCAGATGGATTAAAAGCGCTGAGAGGAATTGAAGATCCTATTGGAAAAGTAGAGGAAATGTGGATAGGAGCTCAAGGCATAGAGATTGGAAAAATGCGGGTACCAATGGGCGTTATTGGAATGATCTATGAAGCCAGACCGAATGTGACGGTAGATGCAGCTGGGCTATGCTTAAAAACTGGTAATGCGGTCATTCTTCGTGGTGGATCGGATGCGCTGCATTCCAATCGCATTTTAACAGAACTGATTGCAACAGCGGCTGAGAAAGCTGGCTGTCCAAAAGGTAGTATTCAAAGTATCGAACAAACAGGAAGAGAAGTTGTAACGGAATTTATTCAAATGACCGACTACCTAGATGTTATCATTCCACGTGGTGGAGCTGGACTTATTCAAACAGTAGTAAAAAATGCTACGGTTCCCGTTATTGAAACGGGAATAGGTAACTGTCATATTTTTGTTGATGAAAACGCTGATTTGGAAAAAGCAAAACAGATCGTTATCAATGCAAAAACTCAAAGGCCAGGAGTGTGTAATGCCTTAGAAACCTTGTTGGTCCATAAAGAAAAAGCAAAAGCACTGTTGCCGGAGTTGCTTCCTCTTCTTAATGAAAAAGGGGTAGAGATCAGAGGGGATCATTTTACCAAAGAAGCTTTTGAAGACGCTATTGAAATAAATGATTCTGATTATGCCGAGGAATTTTTGGATCTTATTCTAGCGGTTAAGGTAGTTGATAGCATTGACGAAGCCATTACACATATTCAACGTTATGGTACAGGTCATTCGGAAGCAATCATTACGGAACACTATAGTAATTCCAGAAAGTTTTTACGTTGTGTTGATGCGGCGGCTGTTTATGTTAACGCCTCTACTCGGTTTACAGATGGAGAACAATTTGGATATGGGGCGGAGATAGGTATCAGTACTCAAAAATTGCATGCACGGGGCCCTATGGGATTAAAGGAACTGACCAGTACGAAATATGTGATCTATGGAGATGGGCAAATAAGAAAATAA
- the proB gene encoding glutamate 5-kinase has product MHHMKDVEEKRSLSMKRMVIKVGTSTLTHANGRINYYRMDHIARQIADIKNMGYEVTLVSSGAIGSGMGKMGLRKKPSGIPQRQALAAVGQGVMMHMYEKFFGEYSQIVAQVLLTRDDINSRERYLNARHTLTALHRYDVIPIVNENDTISFDEIRFGDNDNLAALTAVLVDADLLVLLSDIDGLYQENPQDNPEAPFIETVTSITEKIESMAGKPGSNLGSGGMITKIEAAKIATNNGIPMILANGSQQEVLLDIVEGKKVGTLFLPKEHRMGVKKGWIGFASKTEGEITVDEGAENALRNRGKSLLPSGITSVKGTFEKGSVISILGKKGEIARGISNYGFNEIDKIKGCQSKDIEKILGYCYYMEVIHRDHLTLL; this is encoded by the coding sequence ATGCATCATATGAAAGACGTGGAAGAAAAACGGAGTTTAAGTATGAAAAGAATGGTAATAAAAGTAGGGACAAGCACATTAACCCATGCCAACGGGCGCATCAACTACTATCGTATGGATCATATCGCCCGTCAAATAGCGGATATTAAGAATATGGGTTACGAAGTAACGCTGGTATCATCAGGTGCTATCGGAAGCGGTATGGGAAAGATGGGACTTAGAAAAAAACCCTCGGGAATACCTCAACGCCAAGCTTTGGCCGCTGTTGGACAAGGCGTTATGATGCATATGTATGAAAAGTTTTTTGGTGAATACAGCCAGATTGTTGCACAGGTTTTGTTAACACGGGATGATATTAATAGTCGGGAACGATATTTGAATGCAAGACATACATTAACAGCCTTGCATCGTTACGACGTTATTCCGATTGTTAATGAGAATGATACTATTTCTTTTGATGAAATCCGATTTGGTGATAATGATAACCTGGCAGCACTTACGGCTGTTTTAGTGGATGCAGATCTTTTAGTTCTTTTATCCGATATTGATGGTCTGTATCAAGAAAACCCACAGGACAATCCAGAGGCGCCTTTTATTGAAACAGTAACCAGTATTACAGAAAAAATCGAAAGTATGGCTGGAAAACCTGGTTCAAATCTGGGTAGTGGTGGTATGATTACTAAAATAGAAGCCGCTAAAATTGCGACAAATAATGGAATTCCTATGATTTTAGCGAATGGGTCGCAACAAGAAGTGTTATTGGATATTGTGGAAGGTAAAAAAGTAGGAACCTTATTCCTTCCCAAAGAGCATCGTATGGGCGTGAAAAAAGGCTGGATAGGTTTTGCTTCTAAAACAGAAGGGGAGATAACCGTTGATGAAGGTGCTGAAAATGCTTTGAGAAATCGAGGAAAAAGTTTGTTGCCTAGCGGGATCACATCGGTGAAAGGAACTTTTGAAAAGGGAAGCGTTATTAGCATTTTGGGAAAAAAAGGAGAAATTGCCAGAGGCATCAGCAACTATGGGTTTAATGAAATTGACAAAATAAAAGGATGCCAAAGTAAGGATATTGAGAAAATTTTAGGGTATTGCTATTATATGGAAGTTATTCATCGGGATCACTTAACCTTGCTATAA
- a CDS encoding MarR family winged helix-turn-helix transcriptional regulator — protein sequence MAIVENDNHVSEDSLKLFVVLSKAYASVSEAVLKDIRRYGLNPTEFAVLELLYHKGIQPIQKIREKVLLKSNSITYTIDKLEEKKYIERKGCSKDRRVTYVTLTERGKEKMQSIFPSHEEAIKKILKSLSGDEKKEAIRLLKKIGLGM from the coding sequence ATGGCTATTGTCGAAAATGATAACCATGTAAGCGAAGATTCTTTGAAGTTATTTGTTGTACTATCAAAAGCTTATGCTTCTGTTTCAGAAGCTGTTTTGAAAGATATTCGAAGATATGGATTGAATCCAACAGAATTTGCGGTATTAGAACTTTTATATCATAAAGGGATACAACCAATTCAGAAAATAAGAGAAAAGGTGCTGCTCAAAAGCAATAGCATTACTTATACGATCGATAAACTTGAGGAAAAAAAATATATTGAACGAAAAGGCTGTTCAAAGGATAGAAGAGTTACGTATGTGACTTTAACCGAAAGGGGTAAGGAAAAGATGCAATCCATTTTTCCTTCTCATGAAGAAGCCATCAAAAAAATATTAAAATCACTCAGTGGTGATGAAAAAAAAGAAGCTATAAGGTTATTGAAAAAAATTGGTTTGGGCATGTAA
- the fabK gene encoding enoyl-[acyl-carrier-protein] reductase FabK, with translation MFKTQICDLLNIEVPILQGGMAWVATAELAAAVSNAGGLGLVAAGNAPADIVEEQIIKTRELTDKPFGVNIMLLSPFIDDVVEVVHRQKVPVITTGAGNPGKYMAYLKEYGAKIIPVVPSVALAKRMERAGSDAIIVEGTEAGGHIGELTTMALVPQAAQAVSIPIIAAGGIADGHGFLAALSLGAQAVQLGTRFVCSTECTAHEAYKEMLVKAGDRDAVVTARSTGHPVRVLKNRFVKELMAMEKEGLGMEELEQMGAGKLRIAVQDGDVQNGSVMAGQIAGMVNDIRPCNEIITHILQEASDQLKKLSLLRGE, from the coding sequence ATGTTCAAAACTCAAATATGTGATCTGTTAAATATTGAAGTGCCCATCTTACAAGGCGGCATGGCCTGGGTTGCCACAGCCGAATTAGCAGCCGCCGTCTCTAATGCCGGAGGTCTGGGTCTGGTTGCTGCCGGAAATGCTCCTGCTGATATTGTTGAAGAACAGATTATTAAAACCCGCGAATTAACCGATAAACCCTTCGGCGTGAATATCATGCTCCTTTCCCCTTTTATAGACGATGTCGTAGAGGTTGTTCATCGGCAAAAAGTTCCAGTTATTACTACAGGAGCTGGAAACCCCGGAAAGTATATGGCTTATCTGAAAGAGTATGGTGCTAAAATCATACCGGTCGTTCCTTCTGTCGCCCTTGCAAAAAGAATGGAGCGAGCTGGATCTGATGCTATTATTGTAGAAGGAACGGAAGCCGGCGGTCATATTGGAGAGCTAACAACCATGGCGTTAGTGCCACAGGCAGCACAAGCTGTCTCCATACCCATTATTGCTGCTGGCGGAATTGCAGACGGACATGGTTTTTTAGCTGCCCTTTCTCTAGGAGCTCAAGCCGTACAACTAGGAACTCGCTTTGTCTGTTCCACCGAATGTACAGCCCATGAAGCTTATAAGGAAATGCTTGTAAAAGCAGGGGATAGAGACGCCGTTGTTACAGCAAGAAGTACAGGACATCCGGTACGGGTCTTGAAAAACCGCTTTGTAAAAGAACTGATGGCTATGGAAAAAGAAGGGCTGGGGATGGAAGAATTAGAACAGATGGGAGCCGGCAAACTGCGAATAGCTGTTCAAGATGGTGATGTGCAAAACGGCTCTGTTATGGCTGGCCAAATTGCTGGAATGGTTAATGATATTCGTCCTTGTAACGAAATTATTACACATATTCTCCAAGAGGCTAGTGATCAGTTGAAAAAGCTTAGCCTATTGAGAGGAGAGTAA
- the fabG gene encoding 3-oxoacyl-[acyl-carrier-protein] reductase, producing MLLEKKIVLITGASRGIGRSIALKMASQGAKVVVNYARQESAAQEVVKEIESSGGQAIAVKADVSNEQQVLEMVKNIKDTLGPIDILINNAGITRDGLLLRMKYEDWQEVMDINLTGTFLCSKAVLRDMIKSKKGTIVNLSSIVGLSGNAGQCNYSASKAGVIGFTKSLAKEVAGKGITVNAIAPGFIETEMTDALSEKVKDQLLKEIPLQSLGKSEDIAEAALFLASDSSRYITGQVLQVDGGMGI from the coding sequence ATGCTTCTAGAAAAGAAAATCGTTTTAATAACAGGGGCATCCAGAGGGATCGGACGTTCCATTGCTCTTAAAATGGCCAGCCAAGGAGCTAAAGTTGTTGTCAATTATGCTCGTCAGGAATCCGCAGCACAGGAAGTAGTAAAAGAAATCGAATCATCAGGAGGTCAGGCCATCGCCGTAAAAGCAGATGTCTCCAACGAACAACAAGTTTTGGAGATGGTCAAAAACATCAAAGATACACTTGGACCTATTGATATCCTTATAAATAATGCAGGAATTACTCGAGATGGTCTTCTCCTCAGAATGAAGTACGAAGACTGGCAAGAAGTAATGGACATCAATTTAACCGGAACGTTCCTGTGTTCCAAAGCCGTATTGAGAGATATGATAAAGTCAAAAAAAGGAACCATTGTTAATCTTTCATCTATTGTTGGGCTTTCTGGAAATGCAGGACAATGTAATTATAGCGCTTCCAAAGCAGGTGTGATTGGATTCACTAAGTCTTTAGCTAAGGAAGTTGCTGGCAAAGGAATAACCGTAAATGCCATCGCACCAGGATTCATTGAAACCGAAATGACTGACGCACTTTCTGAAAAGGTAAAGGATCAGCTCTTAAAAGAAATTCCTTTGCAAAGCTTAGGAAAATCGGAAGATATCGCCGAAGCTGCTCTTTTTCTAGCTTCCGATAGCAGTCGCTATATCACCGGCCAAGTACTTCAAGTAGATGGCGGTATGGGCATTTAA
- the fabD gene encoding ACP S-malonyltransferase — translation MSNNSLAFIFPGQGAQYIGMGKDFITQYPIARETFEEADELLQMPLTRYCLEGPDNKLNQTEITQPAVLTTSIAMLRLLKKEGFTSDFTAGLSLGEYSALVNAESMEFKDAVQLVRLRGKYMQEAVPQGKGGMAAILGLKREHLQECIQAGLVHGFVSVANFNCPGQIVISGEVKAVMATMESCKEKGAKKVVMMPVSAPFHTSMLAPAGEKLSEELKNLSLQPPNQVFISNVTAAPVTDSADISPALVRQVSHSVLWEDSLLFMMSQGCQTFLEIGPSNSLSGFVKRTAKEYKKPYQSYHIETVDQYLTIIETLEKEGFHASRKENRFNNRGIQRDRTFHCS, via the coding sequence ATGAGCAATAATTCCTTAGCATTTATTTTCCCTGGTCAGGGAGCACAGTATATAGGGATGGGAAAAGACTTTATCACTCAGTATCCCATCGCTAGAGAAACCTTCGAAGAAGCTGACGAACTTCTCCAAATGCCTCTGACCCGCTATTGCCTGGAAGGACCGGACAACAAGCTGAACCAAACGGAAATTACTCAGCCCGCTGTGCTTACTACAAGCATCGCCATGCTTCGCTTATTGAAAAAAGAAGGTTTTACCTCGGACTTTACGGCGGGGTTAAGTCTTGGTGAATATTCGGCACTTGTTAACGCAGAATCCATGGAGTTTAAGGATGCCGTTCAACTGGTCCGTCTTCGTGGCAAATATATGCAAGAAGCAGTCCCACAAGGCAAAGGTGGAATGGCGGCCATTCTTGGTCTAAAACGCGAACACCTCCAAGAGTGTATACAAGCAGGACTGGTGCATGGATTTGTATCCGTTGCAAACTTCAATTGCCCCGGGCAAATTGTTATCTCCGGTGAAGTAAAGGCTGTAATGGCCACGATGGAATCCTGTAAGGAAAAAGGTGCTAAAAAAGTGGTAATGATGCCTGTCAGCGCCCCTTTTCATACGTCCATGCTCGCTCCGGCAGGAGAAAAGTTATCCGAAGAACTGAAAAACCTCTCTCTCCAACCACCAAATCAGGTTTTTATCAGTAATGTTACCGCCGCTCCTGTCACGGATTCTGCTGACATATCTCCAGCTTTAGTTCGTCAGGTCAGTCATTCTGTATTATGGGAAGATAGTCTTTTATTCATGATGAGCCAGGGCTGTCAAACCTTCTTAGAAATTGGTCCCAGCAACAGTTTAAGTGGGTTTGTTAAAAGAACCGCTAAGGAATATAAAAAACCTTATCAATCTTATCATATCGAAACGGTTGATCAGTACTTGACCATTATCGAGACATTAGAAAAGGAGGGGTTTCATGCTTCTAGAAAAGAAAATCGTTTTAATAACAGGGGCATCCAGAGGGATCGGACGTTCCATTGCTCTTAA
- the acpP gene encoding acyl carrier protein: MVFEKIAEIIAEQLELDGVEGIKAETSIMDDLEADSLDAVEIVMAIEDAFSIEISDEDAEGFKNIGDIVKYVESKQG, encoded by the coding sequence ATGGTATTTGAAAAAATCGCTGAAATTATTGCTGAACAATTAGAATTAGATGGGGTAGAGGGTATCAAAGCAGAAACATCTATTATGGATGATCTGGAGGCTGACTCTTTAGATGCCGTAGAGATTGTCATGGCTATTGAGGACGCATTTTCTATCGAGATATCAGACGAAGATGCCGAAGGATTCAAAAATATTGGTGATATCGTTAAATACGTTGAATCGAAACAGGGTTAA
- the argH gene encoding argininosuccinate lyase — MEDKKALWSGRFAGSTADKMQKFSQSLDTDWSFFREDIAGSRAHGKMLLKVGLLTAEEQQKIDQALLEIETEIEQGDFKPDIALEDVHMNIEARLIEKLGPMGAKIHTARSRNDQVATDYRLFMKKRIREIMQQQDALLNALINRAEKDIDVFLPGFTHLQHAQPVSLGHFWMAYFWKFHRDFNRMAAAFDQADQCPLGAGALAGTTLPIDRHYSAKLLDFTNVTENSLDTVSDRDYLLEFLFASSTFMLHISRLCEDLILWNTQEFDFIELPDAYCTGSSMMPNKKNPDALELMRGKTSGVLASLNDLMINLKGLPLTYNRDMQEDKRPVFHTLDTLEEILGLLPDLLNGVTMKSASIKQHLQKGFLLATDIAEYLVSKGVPFRHTHHIVGQAVQYCLENNKEFADLSLDEWGKFSDSIGEDLLSVLSIEAAVDRRSSFGGTARSEVKRQIKKATSLLETI; from the coding sequence ATGGAGGATAAAAAAGCACTATGGAGTGGACGTTTTGCCGGCTCCACGGCTGATAAAATGCAAAAGTTCAGTCAGTCTTTAGATACAGACTGGTCTTTTTTTCGAGAAGATATCGCTGGTAGTCGAGCCCATGGAAAAATGTTGTTAAAAGTGGGATTGTTAACCGCTGAAGAACAGCAAAAGATTGATCAGGCTCTTTTAGAAATTGAAACAGAGATTGAACAGGGAGATTTCAAGCCAGATATAGCGCTTGAAGATGTCCATATGAATATAGAAGCTCGTTTAATAGAAAAGTTAGGACCTATGGGAGCAAAAATACATACCGCCAGGTCCCGCAATGATCAGGTAGCAACAGATTATCGTCTTTTTATGAAAAAAAGAATCCGAGAGATTATGCAACAGCAAGACGCCTTGCTAAATGCGCTTATAAATCGGGCGGAAAAGGATATTGATGTTTTTTTGCCAGGTTTTACTCATTTGCAACATGCGCAGCCAGTTTCCCTTGGGCATTTTTGGATGGCTTATTTCTGGAAATTCCATCGGGACTTTAACCGCATGGCCGCTGCCTTTGACCAGGCAGATCAGTGCCCCTTAGGTGCTGGCGCCTTAGCCGGTACAACCCTTCCCATAGACCGGCACTATTCGGCAAAACTTCTCGATTTCACTAATGTTACAGAAAATAGTCTGGATACTGTATCCGACAGAGATTACTTACTCGAATTTCTATTTGCGTCTTCTACTTTTATGCTTCATATTAGCCGACTCTGCGAAGACTTGATTCTATGGAACACCCAGGAATTCGATTTTATTGAATTACCAGATGCCTATTGCACCGGTTCAAGTATGATGCCAAACAAAAAAAATCCAGATGCGCTGGAACTAATGCGTGGAAAAACGAGCGGGGTGCTTGCTTCCTTAAATGATTTAATGATTAATCTAAAAGGACTTCCGCTTACTTATAATCGTGATATGCAAGAAGATAAGCGTCCTGTTTTTCATACTTTAGACACTCTAGAAGAAATTCTTGGCCTCTTGCCAGATTTGCTGAATGGTGTCACCATGAAATCAGCATCTATTAAACAGCATCTACAAAAGGGCTTTCTATTAGCAACGGATATTGCCGAATATCTCGTCTCAAAAGGAGTTCCCTTTCGTCATACTCATCATATTGTTGGGCAAGCTGTCCAATACTGCCTTGAAAACAACAAAGAGTTTGCTGATCTTTCCTTAGATGAATGGGGAAAGTTTAGTGATTCTATTGGAGAGGATCTTCTTTCGGTTCTAAGCATCGAAGCCGCTGTCGATCGGCGAAGTAGTTTTGGCGGAACAGCACGATCGGAAGTGAAGAGACAAATTAAAAAAGCTACTTCGCTCCTCGAAACAATCTAA
- a CDS encoding beta-ketoacyl-ACP synthase III — MNEKYIAQLTGIGSYVPEQVITNHDLEKIVDTNDEWIQTRTGIQERRKASATQSTSDLSSNAAEIALAEAGISAESVDAIIVATTTPDMNFPSTACLVQKNIGANRAFAYDVSAACAGFMFALSNASLYIENGMCENVLVIGADIMTHITNFADRNTCVLFGDGAGAILLQKSTKSTGLIKTSLGSDGRYGNILSVPGGGTRIPLTEETLPLKKHYIDMNGSEVFKMAVRAMGSNAKELLADTGYGIEQVDWLIPHQANKRIIDTLGKKMGIPKEKVFMNLQRYGNMSAASIPVALDEAYRSDLLKKDDLILMVAFGGGLAWGSSLLKWTLEK; from the coding sequence TTGAATGAAAAATATATTGCTCAGTTAACAGGCATCGGAAGCTATGTTCCTGAGCAGGTGATTACGAACCATGATCTAGAAAAAATAGTTGATACCAATGACGAATGGATTCAAACTCGCACAGGAATTCAGGAGAGAAGAAAAGCCAGTGCTACTCAGTCAACGTCTGATCTTTCCTCTAATGCAGCAGAAATAGCTTTGGCAGAAGCTGGCATTTCCGCAGAGTCTGTCGATGCCATTATTGTGGCTACCACTACTCCAGATATGAATTTTCCGTCTACGGCTTGCCTTGTTCAGAAAAACATTGGCGCAAACCGTGCTTTTGCTTATGATGTAAGTGCTGCCTGTGCCGGATTTATGTTTGCCCTTTCTAATGCCAGTCTTTACATAGAAAATGGCATGTGTGAAAACGTCTTAGTCATTGGCGCTGATATTATGACTCACATTACCAACTTTGCCGACCGAAATACATGCGTGCTTTTCGGAGATGGTGCCGGCGCCATCCTGCTTCAAAAATCAACGAAGAGTACAGGCCTTATTAAAACAAGTCTGGGCTCCGATGGTCGCTATGGTAATATTCTCAGCGTTCCAGGTGGTGGTACCAGAATTCCTCTGACAGAAGAAACATTGCCCTTAAAAAAACATTATATTGATATGAACGGCAGCGAAGTATTCAAGATGGCTGTACGTGCAATGGGATCCAATGCGAAAGAACTTTTAGCCGATACAGGATATGGCATCGAACAGGTTGACTGGCTTATTCCACATCAAGCCAATAAAAGGATTATCGATACGCTTGGTAAGAAGATGGGTATTCCTAAAGAAAAGGTTTTTATGAATTTGCAGCGCTACGGGAACATGTCAGCTGCATCGATACCAGTGGCTTTAGATGAAGCCTATCGATCTGACTTACTCAAAAAAGATGATTTAATTCTGATGGTTGCTTTCGGTGGTGGCTTAGCTTGGGGTTCATCACTACTAAAATGGACCTTGGAAAAATAG
- the fabF gene encoding beta-ketoacyl-ACP synthase II, producing MNQRVVITGMGAVTPIGIGVDTFKDSLMSGASGAGPITHFDASEYSVQFAAEVKDFNPADYLDKREAKKMDRFTQFAAAAAYETFENAGFKEGELDPDEFGVILGCGIGGLTTLEDQHTNLLNRGPRRVSPFLIPMMISNLAAGQVAILMNAKGPNMTIVTACASATNAIGEAFKMIQRGAAKAILTGGTEASITPISIAGFASMKALSTRNDSPGTASRPFDSQRDGFVMGEGAGLIMLESYEHAKKRGATILAEMVGYGTHTDAYHITAPDPEGKGASTAMQKAIEDAGVTPEAIGYINAHGTSTDYNDRLETMAIKNVFGDHAPNLNISSTKSMTGHLLGAAGGIEAIACVLALQEQKIPPTINYESPDEACDLNYTPNKAQSATFQYTLSNSLGFGGHNACILIKSYT from the coding sequence ATGAACCAAAGAGTAGTGATTACCGGTATGGGTGCTGTTACCCCCATTGGAATCGGTGTCGACACTTTTAAGGACTCATTAATGAGTGGAGCTAGTGGCGCAGGCCCTATTACTCATTTTGATGCATCCGAATACAGCGTACAGTTTGCTGCAGAGGTGAAAGATTTTAATCCTGCCGATTATTTGGATAAACGTGAAGCTAAGAAAATGGACCGCTTCACCCAGTTTGCAGCCGCTGCGGCTTATGAAACTTTTGAGAACGCAGGCTTCAAGGAAGGCGAGCTGGATCCAGACGAATTTGGTGTGATTCTTGGTTGTGGTATCGGAGGACTTACCACCCTTGAAGATCAGCACACCAACCTGCTAAACCGCGGACCACGACGCGTGAGTCCCTTTTTAATCCCCATGATGATTTCTAATTTAGCGGCAGGTCAAGTGGCTATTTTAATGAATGCCAAAGGACCAAATATGACCATCGTTACCGCTTGTGCTTCTGCAACAAATGCCATTGGCGAAGCTTTCAAAATGATACAACGTGGTGCTGCCAAAGCTATTCTTACGGGAGGAACGGAGGCTTCCATTACGCCTATTAGCATCGCAGGATTTGCTTCCATGAAAGCTTTATCTACTCGTAACGATAGCCCCGGTACGGCCAGCAGACCCTTTGATTCCCAAAGAGATGGTTTCGTTATGGGCGAAGGCGCTGGTCTTATCATGTTGGAATCTTACGAACATGCTAAAAAAAGAGGTGCCACCATTCTTGCAGAAATGGTTGGTTATGGAACCCATACAGATGCTTATCATATTACAGCACCAGACCCGGAAGGTAAAGGCGCTTCCACCGCAATGCAAAAAGCGATTGAAGATGCCGGCGTTACACCAGAAGCCATCGGTTATATCAATGCGCATGGCACTAGTACCGATTATAACGACCGACTGGAAACCATGGCCATCAAAAATGTTTTTGGTGATCATGCCCCTAACTTAAACATTAGTTCTACAAAATCAATGACCGGTCATCTCTTGGGAGCTGCTGGCGGTATAGAAGCTATTGCTTGCGTTCTAGCCTTACAAGAACAAAAAATACCACCTACTATTAATTACGAAAGTCCTGATGAGGCATGCGATCTAAATTATACACCAAATAAGGCACAATCAGCCACTTTCCAATATACACTTTCAAACTCTCTTGGTTTTGGTGGTCACAATGCCTGCATTCTCATAAAATCTTACACGTAA
- a CDS encoding biotin transporter BioY, which translates to MKPKISIHDCTRISLLAALIAVSSYIIIPLPFSPVPVTGQTLAIMLCALLLTPGQSTLTLSIYLLLGIIGLPVFAGGSSGIGVILGPTGGFLIGFLPMAYFISFFKGSSPNMLRYFLVSGFSSLILLNLIGVPWLAYSAGISFSQAIALGFLPFLPGGILKLFLAVLLAWKLIPQLSFITSNR; encoded by the coding sequence ATGAAGCCTAAAATAAGCATTCATGACTGTACTCGTATTTCTTTACTCGCTGCACTCATTGCTGTTTCAAGTTATATTATTATCCCCCTTCCTTTTTCGCCAGTTCCAGTTACTGGTCAAACTTTAGCTATTATGCTTTGTGCCTTACTGCTAACTCCGGGACAATCAACACTCACGCTTTCCATCTACCTTCTTCTAGGTATCATCGGCCTGCCTGTGTTTGCCGGAGGGTCTTCTGGTATTGGTGTTATTTTGGGACCAACCGGTGGTTTTTTGATAGGCTTTCTTCCAATGGCTTACTTTATTAGCTTTTTTAAGGGGTCTTCTCCTAATATGCTCCGATATTTTTTAGTCTCTGGCTTTAGCAGCTTGATTTTGCTGAACTTAATCGGCGTCCCTTGGCTTGCCTATTCTGCTGGTATCAGCTTTTCCCAGGCTATCGCCCTAGGGTTTCTCCCCTTCTTGCCCGGCGGAATCTTAAAACTGTTTCTTGCCGTTTTATTAGCCTGGAAACTTATTCCACAGCTTTCGTTTATAACATCTAATCGGTAG